The following coding sequences lie in one Miscanthus floridulus cultivar M001 chromosome 9, ASM1932011v1, whole genome shotgun sequence genomic window:
- the LOC136484257 gene encoding cysteine-rich receptor-like protein kinase 44 isoform X2, with protein sequence MADPVATVEKIVKIGLKIKDTVRHNQEECQEIRKRVLRFSAILSQLQHTGVMEASPAMSGALEDLEESLQHALELVTACQETSTLRRLITAGDLSKQLRRVKDDILNKVMLASFAINTHTTIVLLTIQAGGDPPRRQPEDAGLPTVSHNTNSTENAGGRSGLNAKKNHALTGSDAHFAPLVALRRFSISELKAAINGGNIIGVGGSCYVYKGILNDGNVAAIKMFKRSHKLGWVRTYDQLLLASKLQHKNIVKVLGYGHEVGSSSMITRLLKYKNGQVREREYFWVEEYMPNGSLAKITHESQIDWPSLCRIFEGVAQGIHYLHKQHIVHMDLKPGNILLDSDMNPRIIDFELSIVLKDDEIIEDCVIGTYGYMAPEYILHAIISVKKDVFAFGAILLQTLSAMSRSEQPNGLFLYEWTWEALEVERTDDLFDRSLFDGSQLTEIKRFVVIGLLCLQDDRADRPTMAEVLEMLNGKEELPTPKKSAYHKSDDERSD encoded by the exons ATGGCCGATCCGGTGGCGACCGTGGAGAAGATCGTCAAAATCGGGCTCAAGATCAAGGACACAGTGCGCCATAACCAGGAGGAATGCCAGGAGATCAGGAAGCGCGTGCTCAGATTCAGCGCTATCCTGTCGCAGCTGCAGCATACGGGGGTGATGGAGGCTAGCCCTGCGATGAGCGGCGCCCTGGAGGATTTGGAGGAAAGCCTCCAGCACGCCCTCGAGCTCGTGACGGCGTGCCAGGAGACGAGCACCCTCCGGCGCCTCATCACGGCTGGGGATCTGTCCAAACAGCTGCGCCGGGTAAAAGATGACATCTTGAACAAAGTGATGCTGGCGTCCTTCGCCATCAACACCCACACCACTATTGTATTGCTTACTATCCAGGCTGGTGGGGATCCTCCGCGCCGGCAGCCAGAG GATGCAGGACTGCCGACTGTATCACATAACACTAATTCAACTGAAAATGCTGG TGGCAGATCTGGCTTGAATGCCAAGAAAAACCATGCACTAACAGGAAGTGATGCCCACTTTGCTCCTTTAGTAG CCTTAAGAAGGTTCAGTATATCTGAGTTAAAGGCAGCAATAAATGGAGGAAACATTATTGGAGTAGGTGGCTCTTGTTATGTCTACAAG GGTATACTAAATGACGGAAATGTCGCCGCTATCAAGATGTTCAAAAGATCACATAAACTAGGTTGGGTGCGTACTTATGATCAACTTCTCCTAGCTTCGAAGCTTCAGCACAAAAATATAGTGAAAGTTTTAGGATATGGCCATGAAGTTGGATCTTCTTCTATGATAACGCGCCTGTTGAAATACAAAAACGGTCAAGTCAGAGAAAGGGAATATTTTTGGGTTGAAGAATACATGCCAAACGGAAGCTTGGCCAAGATTACCCATG AGTCTCAAATTGATTGGCCGTCCCTCTGCAGAATATTTGAAGGGGTAGCCCAGGGAATACATTACCTACATAAACAGCACATTGTCCATATGGACCTGAAACCAGGCAACATCCTCTTGGATTCTGATATGAATCCTAGGATTATTGATTTTGAGTTATCTATAGTGCTGAAGGATGATGAGATCATCGAGGACTGCGTCATAGGAACATA TGGATACATGGCTCCGGAATACATTCTACATGCTATTATATCAGTGAAAAAGGATGTGTTTGCTTTTGGCGCTATCCTTCTGCAGACCCTTAGCGCTATGAGCAGATCTGAACAACCTAATGGCCTCTTTTTATATGAATGG ACTTGGGAGGCTCTGGAAGTTGAACGAACAGATGACTTGTTTGATCGGTCATTGTTTGATGGATCTCAGCTAACGGAGATCAAAAGGTTCGTGGTGATAGGGCTGCTGTGTCTTCAGGATGACAGGGCAGACCGGCCCACGATGGCGGAAGTTCTTGAGATGCTAAATGGGAAGGAAGAGTTGCCGACGCCAAAGAAATCAGCCTACCACAAATCAGATGATGAAAGATCCGACTGA
- the LOC136484257 gene encoding cysteine-rich receptor-like protein kinase 44 isoform X1, with protein sequence MADPVATVEKIVKIGLKIKDTVRHNQEECQEIRKRVLRFSAILSQLQHTGVMEASPAMSGALEDLEESLQHALELVTACQETSTLRRLITAGDLSKQLRRVKDDILNKVMLASFAINTHTTIVLLTIQAGGDPPRRQPEAHLMLLFLQIIVGSSGLPQRIYFINLRMQDCRLYHITLIQLKMLALRRFSISELKAAINGGNIIGVGGSCYVYKGILNDGNVAAIKMFKRSHKLGWVRTYDQLLLASKLQHKNIVKVLGYGHEVGSSSMITRLLKYKNGQVREREYFWVEEYMPNGSLAKITHESQIDWPSLCRIFEGVAQGIHYLHKQHIVHMDLKPGNILLDSDMNPRIIDFELSIVLKDDEIIEDCVIGTYGYMAPEYILHAIISVKKDVFAFGAILLQTLSAMSRSEQPNGLFLYEWTWEALEVERTDDLFDRSLFDGSQLTEIKRFVVIGLLCLQDDRADRPTMAEVLEMLNGKEELPTPKKSAYHKSDDERSD encoded by the exons ATGGCCGATCCGGTGGCGACCGTGGAGAAGATCGTCAAAATCGGGCTCAAGATCAAGGACACAGTGCGCCATAACCAGGAGGAATGCCAGGAGATCAGGAAGCGCGTGCTCAGATTCAGCGCTATCCTGTCGCAGCTGCAGCATACGGGGGTGATGGAGGCTAGCCCTGCGATGAGCGGCGCCCTGGAGGATTTGGAGGAAAGCCTCCAGCACGCCCTCGAGCTCGTGACGGCGTGCCAGGAGACGAGCACCCTCCGGCGCCTCATCACGGCTGGGGATCTGTCCAAACAGCTGCGCCGGGTAAAAGATGACATCTTGAACAAAGTGATGCTGGCGTCCTTCGCCATCAACACCCACACCACTATTGTATTGCTTACTATCCAGGCTGGTGGGGATCCTCCGCGCCGGCAGCCAGAG GCTCACCTGATGCTACTTTTCCTTCAAATCATTGTTGGGTCATCTGGTCTTCCCCAAAGAATTTATTTTATCAATTTGAG GATGCAGGACTGCCGACTGTATCACATAACACTAATTCAACTGAAAATGCTGG CCTTAAGAAGGTTCAGTATATCTGAGTTAAAGGCAGCAATAAATGGAGGAAACATTATTGGAGTAGGTGGCTCTTGTTATGTCTACAAG GGTATACTAAATGACGGAAATGTCGCCGCTATCAAGATGTTCAAAAGATCACATAAACTAGGTTGGGTGCGTACTTATGATCAACTTCTCCTAGCTTCGAAGCTTCAGCACAAAAATATAGTGAAAGTTTTAGGATATGGCCATGAAGTTGGATCTTCTTCTATGATAACGCGCCTGTTGAAATACAAAAACGGTCAAGTCAGAGAAAGGGAATATTTTTGGGTTGAAGAATACATGCCAAACGGAAGCTTGGCCAAGATTACCCATG AGTCTCAAATTGATTGGCCGTCCCTCTGCAGAATATTTGAAGGGGTAGCCCAGGGAATACATTACCTACATAAACAGCACATTGTCCATATGGACCTGAAACCAGGCAACATCCTCTTGGATTCTGATATGAATCCTAGGATTATTGATTTTGAGTTATCTATAGTGCTGAAGGATGATGAGATCATCGAGGACTGCGTCATAGGAACATA TGGATACATGGCTCCGGAATACATTCTACATGCTATTATATCAGTGAAAAAGGATGTGTTTGCTTTTGGCGCTATCCTTCTGCAGACCCTTAGCGCTATGAGCAGATCTGAACAACCTAATGGCCTCTTTTTATATGAATGG ACTTGGGAGGCTCTGGAAGTTGAACGAACAGATGACTTGTTTGATCGGTCATTGTTTGATGGATCTCAGCTAACGGAGATCAAAAGGTTCGTGGTGATAGGGCTGCTGTGTCTTCAGGATGACAGGGCAGACCGGCCCACGATGGCGGAAGTTCTTGAGATGCTAAATGGGAAGGAAGAGTTGCCGACGCCAAAGAAATCAGCCTACCACAAATCAGATGATGAAAGATCCGACTGA
- the LOC136484257 gene encoding cysteine-rich receptor-like protein kinase 44 isoform X3, which translates to MADPVATVEKIVKIGLKIKDTVRHNQEECQEIRKRVLRFSAILSQLQHTGVMEASPAMSGALEDLEESLQHALELVTACQETSTLRRLITAGDLSKQLRRVKDDILNKVMLASFAINTHTTIVLLTIQAGGDPPRRQPEDAGLPTVSHNTNSTENAGGRSGLNAKKNHALTGSDAHFAPLVALRRFSISELKAAINGGNIIGGILNDGNVAAIKMFKRSHKLGWVRTYDQLLLASKLQHKNIVKVLGYGHEVGSSSMITRLLKYKNGQVREREYFWVEEYMPNGSLAKITHESQIDWPSLCRIFEGVAQGIHYLHKQHIVHMDLKPGNILLDSDMNPRIIDFELSIVLKDDEIIEDCVIGTYGYMAPEYILHAIISVKKDVFAFGAILLQTLSAMSRSEQPNGLFLYEWTWEALEVERTDDLFDRSLFDGSQLTEIKRFVVIGLLCLQDDRADRPTMAEVLEMLNGKEELPTPKKSAYHKSDDERSD; encoded by the exons ATGGCCGATCCGGTGGCGACCGTGGAGAAGATCGTCAAAATCGGGCTCAAGATCAAGGACACAGTGCGCCATAACCAGGAGGAATGCCAGGAGATCAGGAAGCGCGTGCTCAGATTCAGCGCTATCCTGTCGCAGCTGCAGCATACGGGGGTGATGGAGGCTAGCCCTGCGATGAGCGGCGCCCTGGAGGATTTGGAGGAAAGCCTCCAGCACGCCCTCGAGCTCGTGACGGCGTGCCAGGAGACGAGCACCCTCCGGCGCCTCATCACGGCTGGGGATCTGTCCAAACAGCTGCGCCGGGTAAAAGATGACATCTTGAACAAAGTGATGCTGGCGTCCTTCGCCATCAACACCCACACCACTATTGTATTGCTTACTATCCAGGCTGGTGGGGATCCTCCGCGCCGGCAGCCAGAG GATGCAGGACTGCCGACTGTATCACATAACACTAATTCAACTGAAAATGCTGG TGGCAGATCTGGCTTGAATGCCAAGAAAAACCATGCACTAACAGGAAGTGATGCCCACTTTGCTCCTTTAGTAG CCTTAAGAAGGTTCAGTATATCTGAGTTAAAGGCAGCAATAAATGGAGGAAACATTATTGGA GGTATACTAAATGACGGAAATGTCGCCGCTATCAAGATGTTCAAAAGATCACATAAACTAGGTTGGGTGCGTACTTATGATCAACTTCTCCTAGCTTCGAAGCTTCAGCACAAAAATATAGTGAAAGTTTTAGGATATGGCCATGAAGTTGGATCTTCTTCTATGATAACGCGCCTGTTGAAATACAAAAACGGTCAAGTCAGAGAAAGGGAATATTTTTGGGTTGAAGAATACATGCCAAACGGAAGCTTGGCCAAGATTACCCATG AGTCTCAAATTGATTGGCCGTCCCTCTGCAGAATATTTGAAGGGGTAGCCCAGGGAATACATTACCTACATAAACAGCACATTGTCCATATGGACCTGAAACCAGGCAACATCCTCTTGGATTCTGATATGAATCCTAGGATTATTGATTTTGAGTTATCTATAGTGCTGAAGGATGATGAGATCATCGAGGACTGCGTCATAGGAACATA TGGATACATGGCTCCGGAATACATTCTACATGCTATTATATCAGTGAAAAAGGATGTGTTTGCTTTTGGCGCTATCCTTCTGCAGACCCTTAGCGCTATGAGCAGATCTGAACAACCTAATGGCCTCTTTTTATATGAATGG ACTTGGGAGGCTCTGGAAGTTGAACGAACAGATGACTTGTTTGATCGGTCATTGTTTGATGGATCTCAGCTAACGGAGATCAAAAGGTTCGTGGTGATAGGGCTGCTGTGTCTTCAGGATGACAGGGCAGACCGGCCCACGATGGCGGAAGTTCTTGAGATGCTAAATGGGAAGGAAGAGTTGCCGACGCCAAAGAAATCAGCCTACCACAAATCAGATGATGAAAGATCCGACTGA